In Bradyrhizobium erythrophlei, a single genomic region encodes these proteins:
- a CDS encoding endonuclease domain-containing protein — MPMVDRKSPGWNVSHKLRANARALRRNSTDAERILWSELRGHRLGGAGFRRQVPIDTYVADFMCHAAKLVIELDGGQHFSSRGEKADVRRTATIEAKGFQVLRFSNLDVMTNRTGVLETIASAVEERAPTLTLPRKRGRGKSPHKGGGSSNTGGRQP; from the coding sequence ATGCCGATGGTTGATCGCAAGAGTCCTGGCTGGAACGTCTCGCACAAGCTTCGCGCCAATGCTCGCGCACTTCGAAGGAATTCTACGGACGCTGAAAGAATCCTCTGGTCTGAATTACGTGGTCACCGGCTAGGCGGAGCCGGCTTCCGCAGGCAAGTCCCGATAGACACTTACGTTGCCGATTTTATGTGCCATGCCGCCAAACTTGTTATTGAGCTTGACGGTGGTCAGCATTTTTCCTCCCGTGGAGAAAAGGCTGATGTGAGACGGACAGCGACTATCGAAGCCAAAGGCTTTCAGGTTCTTCGCTTTAGCAACCTTGACGTAATGACAAATCGCACCGGTGTTCTCGAAACAATTGCTTCTGCCGTTGAAGAAAGAGCCCCCACCCTAACCCTCCCCCGCAAGCGGGGGAGGGGAAAGTCCCCCCACAAGGGGGGAGGGAGCAGTAACACCGGAGGCCGACAGCCATGA